From the genome of Virgibacillus siamensis, one region includes:
- a CDS encoding cell division protein FtsQ/DivIB: MAKKKIVSIEDRIPRLKQERKKKANRRLIFYLSVFFILISIIVYLQSPLSHVKTIEVDGNSYTSDKQIKELSGISDDTNIWMINEEDVVRTVGKNPIVKSVDVSKDFPWTIKIQVSEYDYVGYIKKNGNYFPVLGNGSILADLKKETANGDAPIMLDFSNEKYLKNMANQLNKLPDSILKLISEIHWKPTDDNQNKILLYMNDGYIVDGTIREFAEKMKSYPSIVSQIQPGKKGIVHLGVGAYFEAFKKTDGQFDEKQQSEESTE; encoded by the coding sequence ATGGCAAAGAAAAAAATAGTATCGATTGAGGATCGAATCCCAAGATTAAAGCAGGAGCGGAAAAAGAAAGCGAACCGCAGATTAATATTCTATCTATCGGTCTTTTTTATCCTCATATCCATCATTGTCTATCTTCAGTCGCCGCTAAGCCATGTGAAGACAATCGAGGTAGATGGCAACAGTTATACCTCTGACAAACAAATCAAGGAACTGAGCGGTATATCCGATGATACAAATATATGGATGATCAATGAGGAAGATGTTGTCCGGACAGTAGGGAAGAATCCAATCGTTAAATCGGTCGATGTCAGTAAGGATTTCCCCTGGACAATTAAGATTCAAGTCTCTGAGTATGATTATGTCGGGTACATAAAAAAGAACGGAAATTATTTTCCGGTTCTTGGAAACGGCAGTATTTTAGCAGACTTAAAGAAAGAAACAGCTAATGGTGATGCACCAATCATGCTTGATTTTTCAAATGAAAAGTATTTGAAAAATATGGCAAATCAATTGAATAAATTGCCGGACAGTATATTGAAACTGATTTCGGAAATTCATTGGAAACCAACTGATGACAACCAAAATAAGATACTTTTGTACATGAATGATGGATATATTGTGGATGGAACAATCCGGGAATTTGCTGAAAAAATGAAATCTTATCCGTCCATCGTTTCCCAAATTCAACCAGGGAAAAAGGGTATCGTCCATTTAGGAGTGGGTGCCTATTTTGAAGCATTCAAAAAAACTGATGGACAATTTGATGAGAAACAGCAATCCGAAGAATCAACCGAATAA
- the ftsA gene encoding cell division protein FtsA, translating into MNNSEVLVSLDVGTSKIKVIIGEVLEDSLNIIGVGTAKSNGMKKGAVVDIDQTVHSIRNAVEQAERMVGMQIDSVVVGINGNHVQLQPCHGVVAVQSENREIGDEDITRVIDGAQVVSIPPEREIIDVIPKQFIVDGLDEITDPRGMIGVRLEMEGTIITCSKTVLHNILKCVERANLQISDICLQPLAAGSIALSKDEKNLGVTLIDIGGGCTTVSVFENDHLAATSVVPLGGDNITKDLSIGLRTSTEEAEDLKLNYGHAFFDDAQEDETFEVSIIGSNTTQTYNQLQIADMIEARLEEIYAHAEREIRRMGYQQLPGGYVLTGGTAKMPGVLELAQDCFQMNIRIAIPDYIGVREPQFTAGVGILQFAYRNAKIQGKELFPSVLVNQQETKPKRTKKNSNPEEPKNKEKKESGLANIFKYFFD; encoded by the coding sequence TTGAACAACAGTGAAGTACTAGTGAGTCTTGACGTAGGTACATCAAAAATCAAAGTAATAATAGGAGAAGTATTAGAAGATTCCCTGAATATTATTGGAGTGGGAACCGCAAAATCCAATGGCATGAAAAAAGGCGCGGTTGTCGATATTGATCAAACAGTTCATTCAATCAGGAATGCAGTTGAACAAGCTGAACGAATGGTTGGTATGCAAATTGACAGTGTTGTTGTTGGAATTAACGGCAATCATGTTCAACTTCAGCCATGCCATGGAGTAGTTGCTGTTCAAAGCGAGAACCGTGAAATCGGTGATGAAGATATTACGCGGGTCATTGATGGGGCGCAAGTTGTCTCCATACCACCTGAACGTGAAATTATTGATGTCATCCCGAAACAATTTATTGTTGATGGTCTGGATGAAATTACGGACCCGCGGGGAATGATAGGTGTCAGGCTAGAAATGGAAGGGACAATCATAACCTGTTCCAAAACCGTACTTCACAATATTTTAAAATGTGTGGAGCGGGCAAACCTGCAAATTTCCGATATTTGTCTTCAGCCACTGGCAGCGGGAAGCATTGCATTGTCCAAGGATGAGAAAAACCTTGGTGTAACACTCATCGATATCGGTGGTGGATGTACAACTGTTTCGGTATTTGAAAATGATCACCTTGCAGCAACCAGTGTAGTACCACTGGGCGGGGACAACATTACAAAGGATTTATCCATTGGACTCAGAACATCTACTGAAGAAGCGGAAGATCTAAAACTGAATTATGGACATGCCTTCTTCGACGATGCTCAGGAGGATGAAACTTTTGAGGTCTCTATTATAGGCAGCAACACAACACAGACGTATAACCAACTTCAGATTGCTGATATGATAGAAGCCAGGTTGGAAGAAATTTACGCGCATGCTGAACGGGAAATACGCCGGATGGGATACCAGCAGTTGCCGGGAGGATATGTTTTGACTGGCGGTACTGCTAAAATGCCCGGAGTGCTCGAACTTGCGCAGGATTGTTTTCAGATGAATATTCGCATCGCAATACCAGATTACATAGGTGTCAGAGAACCACAATTTACTGCAGGAGTGGGAATCTTGCAATTTGCTTATCGTAATGCGAAAATACAAGGAAAAGAGTTATTTCCATCTGTACTGGTAAATCAGCAGGAAACAAAGCCAAAGCGGACGAAAAAGAATTCAAATCCCGAGGAACCTAAGAATAAGGAGAAAAAGGAATCTGGATTAGCTAATATATTTAAGTATTTCTTTGATTAA
- the ftsZ gene encoding cell division protein FtsZ gives MLEFDTNMDQLATIKVIGVGGGGSNAVNRMIEHGVEGVEFIAVNTDAQALNLSKAETKIQVGGKLTRGLGAGANPEVGKKAAEENKEQLEEALQGADMIFVTAGMGGGTGTGAAPVIASIAKELGALTVGVVTRPFTFEGKRRSTQAGSGIEALKNSVDTLIVIPNDRLLEIVDKNTPMLEAFREADNVLRQGVQGISDLIAKPGLINVDFADVKTIMFDKGSALMGIGVATGENRATEAAKKAISSPLLETDVDGAHGILMNITGGTNLSLYEVQEAADLVTSAADNEVNVIFGSVINENLKDEIIVTVIATGFDENKRNEKVSNQRPGLSQKQQAAATRPNDEFTREREPSQNQQPRQNQEDDTLDIPTFLRNRNRNR, from the coding sequence ATGTTAGAGTTTGATACAAATATGGATCAACTGGCAACAATAAAAGTAATTGGTGTTGGGGGCGGCGGAAGCAACGCCGTTAACCGCATGATTGAACATGGTGTGGAAGGTGTTGAATTTATTGCGGTTAATACAGATGCCCAAGCACTAAATCTGTCCAAGGCCGAGACCAAAATACAAGTCGGCGGTAAATTGACCCGTGGACTTGGAGCCGGTGCAAACCCGGAGGTCGGCAAAAAGGCAGCAGAAGAAAATAAAGAGCAATTGGAAGAGGCATTGCAAGGTGCCGATATGATTTTCGTAACAGCCGGAATGGGTGGCGGAACCGGTACAGGTGCTGCACCGGTTATTGCTTCTATTGCAAAAGAACTTGGCGCATTGACAGTCGGTGTTGTTACACGTCCGTTTACCTTTGAAGGCAAAAGAAGATCCACACAGGCTGGATCAGGTATTGAAGCATTAAAAAACAGTGTGGATACGCTTATTGTTATACCGAATGATCGTCTGCTGGAGATTGTTGATAAAAATACTCCTATGCTGGAGGCTTTCCGTGAAGCAGATAACGTACTTCGTCAAGGTGTTCAGGGTATTTCCGACTTGATTGCAAAACCGGGTCTGATTAATGTGGATTTTGCGGACGTGAAAACTATTATGTTCGATAAAGGGTCAGCATTAATGGGAATCGGTGTTGCAACTGGTGAAAACCGTGCCACAGAAGCTGCCAAAAAGGCGATTTCCTCACCATTGCTTGAAACAGATGTTGATGGTGCACACGGTATTCTAATGAATATTACCGGCGGCACGAACTTAAGCCTTTATGAAGTACAGGAGGCAGCAGATTTAGTAACATCCGCCGCTGATAACGAGGTCAACGTCATCTTTGGTTCAGTTATTAACGAAAATCTGAAGGATGAAATTATTGTTACCGTAATTGCAACTGGTTTCGATGAAAATAAACGGAACGAAAAGGTATCCAATCAGCGTCCGGGACTTAGTCAAAAGCAACAGGCTGCAGCAACTCGTCCAAATGATGAATTTACAAGGGAACGGGAACCAAGCCAGAACCAGCAGCCCCGTCAAAACCAGGAAGACGATACATTGGATATTCCAACCTTTCTGCGCAACCGTAACCGTAATCGTTAA
- the spoIIGA gene encoding sigma-E processing peptidase SpoIIGA gives MTIYLDAVWLLNFCLDMMLLMLTLALAKDGTRKIRIVLGAFIASLLVPLSIYYPDTFINTVAGKLLYSILIILCTFKIRSVYRLLKLLLLFYFTTFAIGGGLLAVHFLLQNPIGVSPNGILTFNSGYGDPVSWLFIVIGFPLVWIFTKARMDRHGEEKIRYDQLCPVRVQIGSKCFSTTGYIDSGNQLMDPVSKKPVIICDQYFLKQWFTEGEWESIYEAHSELNFEKLPASWESRINIIPYQGVEGNRTFMMGLKPDNLTFYYENQKITTQKVLIGIQFSELTKDQSYHCLLHPKIVKSEIVETA, from the coding sequence GTGACCATTTATTTGGATGCCGTCTGGCTGTTGAATTTTTGCCTGGACATGATGCTTCTTATGCTCACACTGGCCCTTGCAAAAGACGGCACACGTAAAATCCGAATCGTCCTTGGTGCTTTTATCGCTTCATTGTTGGTTCCACTATCAATCTACTATCCGGATACGTTTATTAACACGGTTGCAGGAAAGCTGTTGTACTCCATTTTGATTATTTTATGTACGTTTAAAATCCGTTCGGTGTACCGATTGTTGAAATTGCTTCTCCTGTTTTACTTCACTACTTTTGCTATAGGGGGTGGATTGCTGGCAGTACATTTTTTACTTCAAAATCCGATTGGCGTGTCGCCAAATGGTATACTCACGTTCAACAGCGGGTATGGGGATCCGGTCAGCTGGTTATTTATTGTCATTGGATTTCCGCTTGTGTGGATCTTCACGAAAGCGAGGATGGACAGGCATGGTGAAGAAAAGATCCGTTATGATCAGCTTTGTCCGGTACGTGTTCAAATTGGCAGCAAATGTTTTTCAACAACCGGCTATATCGATAGCGGAAACCAATTGATGGATCCGGTGAGTAAAAAGCCGGTTATTATTTGTGATCAGTATTTTTTGAAACAATGGTTTACAGAAGGCGAATGGGAATCAATTTATGAAGCACATTCTGAACTTAATTTTGAAAAACTTCCGGCAAGTTGGGAAAGTCGAATTAATATCATTCCATACCAGGGAGTTGAAGGTAATCGAACATTCATGATGGGATTAAAGCCTGATAATCTGACGTTTTATTATGAAAATCAAAAAATCACAACCCAAAAAGTATTAATTGGAATTCAATTTTCGGAACTGACCAAGGATCAATCCTATCATTGTCTGCTGCATCCAAAGATTGTCAAATCAGAAATTGTAGAAACAGCTTAA
- the sigE gene encoding RNA polymerase sporulation sigma factor SigE, giving the protein MRLWKLRIRLWWYKLLFKLGFKSDEIYYIGGSEALPPPLSKEEERELLELLPKGDKSARAMLIERNLRLVVYIARKFENTGINIEDLISIGTIGLIKAVNTFNPEKKIKLATYASRCIENEILMYLRRNNKLKSEISFDEPLNIDWDGNELLLSDVLGTDEDIITRDIESNVDKSLLKSALSQLNPREKQIMELRFGLVGQEEKTQKDVADMLGISQSYISRLEKKIIRRLQKEFNKMV; this is encoded by the coding sequence TTGAGATTATGGAAACTTCGAATTCGACTATGGTGGTATAAATTACTTTTCAAACTTGGATTTAAATCGGATGAAATTTATTATATTGGTGGCAGTGAAGCTTTGCCGCCGCCTTTGTCAAAGGAAGAGGAAAGAGAACTTTTGGAGTTGCTTCCGAAAGGTGATAAATCCGCCAGGGCTATGCTAATCGAACGAAATTTGCGCCTTGTTGTATATATTGCGCGTAAATTTGAAAACACCGGAATTAATATTGAAGACTTGATCAGCATAGGAACAATTGGTCTAATCAAAGCGGTGAATACATTCAATCCCGAGAAAAAGATTAAACTGGCAACTTATGCGTCAAGGTGCATTGAAAATGAAATTCTGATGTACTTACGGCGTAACAACAAATTGAAATCGGAAATATCATTTGATGAACCTCTGAATATTGACTGGGATGGGAACGAACTGCTGTTATCAGATGTGCTTGGAACGGATGAAGATATTATTACGAGAGATATTGAATCCAACGTAGATAAATCACTGTTGAAAAGTGCACTGTCACAGTTAAATCCACGGGAAAAACAGATCATGGAACTCCGTTTTGGATTAGTTGGTCAAGAGGAGAAAACACAGAAAGATGTAGCGGATATGCTCGGAATTTCACAGTCATATATTTCCCGTCTGGAGAAAAAAATTATCCGTCGACTGCAAAAAGAATTTAATAAAATGGTATGA
- the sigG gene encoding RNA polymerase sporulation sigma factor SigG, which translates to MTRHKVEICGVDTSKLPVLKNDEMRTLFKKMQEGDISAREELVNGNLRLVLSVIQRFNNRGEYVDDLFQVGCIGLMKSIDNFDLGHNVRFSTYAVPMIIGEIRRYLRDNNPIRVSRSLRDIAYKALQVREKLINKTSKEPTPLEIAEEMGVPHSDIVFAMDAIQDPVSLFEPIYNDGGDPIYVMDQLSDDTDDDAMWVDKLSLKEGMVKLNDRENMILSKRFFQGKTQMEVADEIGISQAQVSRLEKAAIQQMNKQMFE; encoded by the coding sequence ATGACCAGACATAAAGTAGAAATTTGCGGTGTAGACACATCAAAATTACCAGTACTTAAAAATGATGAAATGCGTACGTTGTTCAAAAAAATGCAAGAGGGTGATATTTCAGCTAGAGAAGAATTGGTTAACGGAAATTTGCGGTTGGTCTTGAGTGTAATTCAGCGATTTAATAACCGTGGTGAATATGTTGACGATTTATTCCAAGTAGGATGTATCGGATTAATGAAATCAATCGATAATTTTGATTTGGGGCATAATGTTCGTTTTTCCACTTATGCTGTTCCGATGATCATTGGCGAAATCAGGCGGTATTTGCGTGACAATAACCCGATTCGTGTGTCCAGATCATTACGGGATATAGCTTATAAAGCATTGCAAGTGAGGGAAAAATTAATAAATAAAACATCAAAAGAACCAACACCTCTTGAAATAGCGGAGGAGATGGGTGTACCACATTCTGATATCGTGTTTGCAATGGATGCTATCCAGGATCCAGTATCATTGTTTGAACCAATTTATAATGATGGCGGCGATCCGATTTATGTGATGGACCAGCTTAGTGATGATACAGACGATGATGCAATGTGGGTTGACAAATTATCACTGAAGGAGGGGATGGTTAAACTGAATGACCGGGAAAATATGATCCTGAGTAAACGTTTTTTTCAAGGTAAAACACAAATGGAAGTTGCTGATGAAATTGGTATTTCCCAGGCACAGGTTTCCCGCCTGGAAAAAGCAGCCATCCAGCAAATGAACAAGCAAATGTTCGAGTAA
- a CDS encoding YlmC/YmxH family sporulation protein yields the protein MIKLSELQIKEVIVISDGSRLGHISDLEIDANTGRVTALIIYMKEKKSGGLFGKPEEMEIPWNKIETIGSDVILIRNPGITALIEEQQFFE from the coding sequence ATGATAAAATTATCTGAACTGCAAATTAAGGAAGTAATCGTAATCAGCGACGGGAGCAGACTGGGGCATATTTCCGATTTGGAAATAGACGCCAATACAGGGAGGGTCACCGCGTTGATTATTTATATGAAAGAAAAGAAGTCAGGTGGTTTATTCGGTAAACCTGAAGAAATGGAGATTCCATGGAATAAAATTGAGACAATCGGTTCTGACGTTATTCTTATTCGTAATCCTGGTATAACTGCTCTAATTGAGGAACAGCAATTTTTCGAATAG